ACGAACTTATATCTCTTCTTCGCATCTAATTGAGTATCAGCCGCCACTGTTCGAGGATTAATTTCCCCCAACAGTTGGCGAACGCTCTGCGACACTTTGTCAACAAGTTTGTACTTCGCCAAAATAATCAAGGCCTTTCGGTCCTTTGAATCGTGAACGCACGGTCCACCTCCCAATTGTTCCGGCGGTTCTGCTGACACGTCAGATGTGAAGAGGGTGATGACTTTAGCCGGATAAGCCAGACGCGCCAGATCACCAcctaaaatttctttctttctgtaCCTATCTTTCGATTACAATCTCTATTTGTTTTTAGAAagacttataatatttttttaaaagaggaTAAGaggatatacatatttttagattagagatatagattatttattaaaagagaaaaagtttctttcggtaatattataactttctTTAATGCAaggataaaattgaatttgtccAAATTTATAGAcacaaaagaaaaagtgtaatagcattatttatcaaaatataaatcaaatttttctatttatgcTTTGTTCTTCGGTATAcgttaatgtaattataagatcaaacaattaataaattaattttaattacaaactctgacgcatattatttaattataaaaataatataattatctcaGTCTTCAAACTTAtctatttaatgtaaatttattgccTTTAAATTTCCCAGGAACGCTAGAGACGAAATATGTGCCAAAAGTTTGATCAGcaggtaataaaattttctcacaCTTAAATAAACTACTTGCCTCTTATCGCAGAAAGTTTATTCCTCACGATATTGATTTCTTCAGAAGTCGCATTAGCAGCTTTTAACCTGTTCAGAACTCTTAACTTATCTCTCAACGTAATTGTATCCCGCGGGCAGCAGAGAAGATCGTCTGAATCCCGTGACAGCATAACAATCAGCAAGTCGCGTTTTTTCAGTCGCTTACAATAATTCATGATTTTCCGTGTAATCTCAACTACTTTTTCATCCGGCTGCCCATCCGTCCCGGCTTCAACGAAAGTTATACGGCTGTCCAACTTTGGAAACGCTTCCGGAAAGCTCCACATCATAGAGATCGATTTGCGAGGTACTACTATAAATCcttttttcaattgtttaCCAACCATCCTTTCGAACGCCGAGCTCATTTCAACAACTTCCTTGCCCCAGCCAACAATgtgtacattattatttattttatatttaacatcgtTAATTGTTAATGTTGCACGACCATCGTATTTAATCTTCTTAGGTATGATTACTGACGGTTGAATGCATTTTACACCCGCTTCGATAATAGCACTGAGATTTTCGCGAATCTATAAATTAAGCGTGTTAATCGATATCTGTAATTATTGAGAATTTTGACAAGTTTACTGAAAATTTACatcaaaagatttaaattctagaatattatttttatgtttggtATACAAATAACATTGTAGGCAATTTGTTTCTGTagcgattaatattttatatccaactatatgctattattatattttatatttttctatcttgcaaatttttcattctttcattattaaaaaaatgtaaataaagtttatttatcgAGCGGTTATGAGTGTTCGTATATATGAAACATTACACGTGCGACATATCTTTTttcatgtaatatataaaataggaaAGGTATATCTGACGTTGCGTTAACCTGTAACATTGCTTTTTCTTCGCGTAATTTCTTCATATCCCTAATCTCTTTCTGCCGAATAATCGCTTCCATCTCAGCACGCGCATCTTCTATCGCTATCTTGTCAAATCGTCGTTGCTTCAAAGAAAATTCCACATCATTTATGATTTTCTGTTCTTTCGTTTCTACTGCCATAACTTTTCGCACTGTTTCTTCTTGTTTCAATGGATCGATTACTTTCTGCTCGCGTTGCTTGTGCTTTTCTTTATGTTATTGCATGATTTaacaatacttttataattttgtaaaatacaaaaaaattgtcaaaaataagTCAAGATAGATGATTGAATGTTACATTTTAGGTTACTAagttgaatataatttcaagttgttttgaattaatttcttttaataatagactacaattaatttttatttacatttatttttacattaacatttatgtgaaattcgttaaattttgcataattattaaaatttttatatttttaaataaatcgaagAATAATCATCcgcaattaattacaaaaatattaaaatgtttccaTATTGTGTGTCCATATGTGTTTCctaattagttttattatcaaacattataattcagttttttagaacaatgtaaaataaatagaaaaatacaaaaagtttgatattagcattaaaaaatatttcttattatatttttatactaattttattattttatcaaaaataagtgtagctattattttatacttttttattgataattttatcttaaaacgGTAATAATGTTTTCGATGGTAAAATTAccatttgataaatttgaatttattcattgtcgataaatttctGCTGGAGAAATACTAATAGTACTATAGATGGCGCAATTTATGTCTATGTAATGAGAATTTGACACGAGCAACCATACGTGGACGATACTTATTGAGTATTCTGGAAAATGTAGAAAACTCGACCAGAGAAGGTTATGATAGATAAAAGTACTTTAGTGGAAATACTACATTTCAATAACACATATTGTGCGAGTGAAAGTGCTTGAGACTTTTTCAGAAAGTGATTGATGTTCACAAAAATACAAGTTAACGGAATAAAGCTATGTTTATCAATCAACCGATGAAgtgacaatttataatttattagtctaTACAGTAGAGGCTGGAAAAtcatctttataaataatggaaaaacatttgttttccATCACCTTTATGCTCAACTGTTTTGTCCTACTTCTCTCCTTCACAGGAGTGATAAGCGCACCAGTGCCAGCGATGATCACAAATGTCATGAAAAACGATGTAAAACTATGCAATgcatctaaatttttatatgactCAAAATATACAGAACCCTGCACATCATTGGAATATCCTACTGCTTTACCAGACTTCACCCCAAACACTGTAGATAGCTTTTTGTGTTTAGGAGTTTATGATACAGCATATAAGATTTGTAAATATTCTAGTCGGTTGCCAACTTTCTTCAATAGTACATCAATCAgtttatatatagatagtTTAGTTCCTGGTGACAATGAAGAACGATTCGAGGAAGATTCACAACAGGAGTTTTGTAAAACTTTAGGAGGACTTACactattatacaataaaacaaGTTCATATCTGGaaacattgattaaaaatcttaataatcttGATAAATGCAAAAGGATATGTTttgactttaataataatttgcatccATTGTGTGCAGTACTTGGTTGGATCAAGagtgttgaaaataatatggaAAAACCAAATCATAACTCTATTGCACCTGCTCAATCTATAGTTCAATCGTATGAGTTATCTAAAGATAAAACTTCTGGTGCTAATAAGATATCAAAAGAAGAAATTGGAAAACAAACTACAACAGATTTTAAGGATAATAGTATAAAAGTCAAGCAAAATATGTCTGACAATATATCAAACACGAATACAAAACCTTATTctatagaaaaagaaacgtcTAATGAAGGATCAGTTAAAACTCAGAAGGCAGTAGTAGATAATACACCAATAAAGGCTGATAAAGGAAAGAATACCTTTGATGATAAGTCTGGAACTAATGTTGAAGATGCACAATTTAATAAGATTGTGCCTGCAAATAACGAAGTTTCATCGAAAAACAATGCTGAAAACAATGTGCCAAACAAAGTCGATGTAAATGAAGGAAAATCAGAAGATCTTAAGAAGCAAAATATTGACGATGTGAAAACTAGCACAATATCTGAGAATACACAAGACCATTATGATACGAGTCTTGAAGAGGAAATAGAGACTGAAGATGGGAATggtatttatgtttttatatatctatttatgtaatttatttttcaataatttactatctttattaaaaacaaaatgttacatatttaatttacagatgCAGATGACACTGTTCAACAATCAAACATGGGTAAGGATTCAAACATAGGTAaggattatttataaaaattatcttccTGTTAgttaattgtattatgtaaTCATTTATCTTTATTCATGTTTTAAAAGGAAATCCAAACGAGGAAATTCATGTGCAAGAAACTTTTGAGAAGAATAATTTGCGATTTTCTAATCTAAGGACAGAAGACGATTCTCACTTCTTTACTTATTTCACTGTGATTATTATGATGTGTATCATTGGGTATATAGGCTATTGCAATAAACAGAAGGTAAGGTCTAATTTATGTATAGTTATTTACTATTTCtatttgcttttatatatactttacaAAGATAGCTTTTTGTGTTTCAGATATTTGCTATTGTATTGGAAGGTCGGAGATCAAAAAATAATCGTGGTAGACGGCGACCAAGCACAGCCAGTTATCGAAAACTGGATTGTACACTCGAAGAAGCCGTTACGTCGCAATGCAATGCTAATGTTACACATGTCATATATTAATGCGAGTAGAgtcttacaaattttataaggACTGTATTATAGTATTGCaagtgtaatatattttgtatttaagcATATATACCTCCAGCATAATGTCATTTGAtttcggaaaaaattttatattttagtaataaatcaattaattaaaatagtgaaatttatgaataatgcaTAACGACGTTTGGTGATATAATATTAGAGTGCACATGATACTTTCAgttcaaattatattgaattaaatgtaTGATTCatgaattataaaactttaatctGTACTGTTAATTAATAGCGTACATTGTTGaagaatttacaaaattttctctctcttattcaattttctctctattattcatatattttgcaaCAGAACTGGGTGTGAGTTATAATTTTGGTAATATTATAGTTGATGCCTACTATCTCTTACTGCTTGCATTTTTAACAACAATGATAATCATATGGAAtgaatactattatttatagagCAAAAATAAGTTTTCAGTTTGCGTTAACTATAGAAATTAGCCAAAAGTTGCAGATCTAGAATGTctagtttataattataattttgtcaatCATGCAATGCGGCGTgtggcaatttttatttagattattatattttttagttattaagtaaatatttttgtttcaactacgaaaataagttatattatttaatttattccttCAAAATTGTTCTACTTTATCATGAAACAAGTTTTGTTCGGCAATTTTGTTCGGTAAacttgtacatttttataatctataatataatttataatataacttgtactttttttcacgcaattataatgaatttaatatactataatacgaaataaatgaatatttatctcTATTTAATGTTCACTTCTATCATCTATAGAGAAAAGTTGAGAGAATCGTTCACACATgcgttttaattaactttgacTGTTTCATTAATCAAGCGTTCAATCATTGAAGCGTTATCGCGTATCGCaacaaaagtaataatatgaatgataaaataaaattgaaaatttttaccgtgactttttaatgatttagAAAGAAGTGTGATTGTCATGAACTATACTCCATGTAAAATACTTATGCTATGCGTTACTCACGTAACTTAATGACATTGAGTTTTAGGAATCTATTTGTGCGtcgtaaaaaatgtatttggaTCTTTGAAacttaaatttacaaacatataatatttggaACATTCGTTCCGAATGGcaaattttctgtaaaattttttaatgtgaacAGATGTTTTACGAAATAACAACTATAtgtattcaattaatattcgtCAAAACGAATAAGGTTTagtgttaaatttacatttatttcattacattAACATGTTTGCTATATCAAGCTGTATTAAACTTATCTGCCTGCGCAATAAATACCATCCTTGGTATGATACTTTATCCAGTTCAAGTAATCCGTGTTCTTCACGTATACACCTGGGATGCCACGATTGGCACAGCCGATGCCCCAAGAGACTATACCTgttaaaatgatgaaaaagatGATCCCATAGTGAATACTTGAAGATACGATTACATGCtgtaattgtatattataggTGTGCATATCTTGCGGActgatcttttttattaataattaataaagatttgattttaaaaatacgattaaaaaattgtgtattctCAAAAGTATATGCACATCTGAAAAGAACTTCTCATGttacaatgtaatattataatctgtgtattaatgaaaaatgtattaagttttatataaaatattgataacatTCTTACCAATTACTTCATACTTTCCATCCGTCCTTTCATATAGAAGAGGTCCGCCGCTGTCACCC
Above is a genomic segment from Linepithema humile isolate Giens D197 chromosome 6, Lhum_UNIL_v1.0, whole genome shotgun sequence containing:
- the LOC105668027 gene encoding glycerate kinase-like, translated to MAVETKEQKIINDVEFSLKQRRFDKIAIEDARAEMEAIIRQKEIRDMKKLREEKAMLQIRENLSAIIEAGVKCIQPSVIIPKKIKYDGRATLTINDVKYKINNNVHIVGWGKEVVEMSSAFERMVGKQLKKGFIVVPRKSISMMWSFPEAFPKLDSRITFVEAGTDGQPDEKVVEITRKIMNYCKRLKKRDLLIVMLSRDSDDLLCCPRDTITLRDKLRVLNRLKAANATSEEINIVRNKLSAIRGGDLARLAYPAKVITLFTSDVSAEPPEQLGGGPCVHDSKDRKALIILAKYKLVDKVSQSVRQLLGEINPRTVAADTQLDAKKRYKFVQQYVIACNADAMECMATEALKLGLSPLKLNSICSGGVEEFAQEYAKIASLMILAVENKITKLEMYEQMKESAVCPLTDREVWGMFPTKDKWGLGLCLLLGGRPIVHLCERPGKGGPNQELALYFSLYWYMRTQQYPILRGYTVWFLGGSSHGKDGNTSAAGAFGYKSLATDVYPEYEKARSTYKAAFLRWRKLTKDKQSEWEIAEARRTAKDTEETAERYAAVLPERVLKENNANLFFSSINDGDELLLLKRENYYTLANVGDLHVIRIARFQCNCSSACHRDEDRICADRDCPVNRALSATVVPVLQYCCRLGAPKSR
- the LOC105668038 gene encoding trans-Golgi network integral membrane protein 1-like, translated to MEKHLFSITFMLNCFVLLLSFTGVISAPVPAMITNVMKNDVKLCNASKFLYDSKYTEPCTSLEYPTALPDFTPNTVDSFLCLGVYDTAYKICKYSSRLPTFFNSTSISLYIDSLVPGDNEERFEEDSQQEFCKTLGGLTLLYNKTSSYLETLIKNLNNLDKCKRICFDFNNNLHPLCAVLGWIKSVENNMEKPNHNSIAPAQSIVQSYELSKDKTSGANKISKEEIGKQTTTDFKDNSIKVKQNMSDNISNTNTKPYSIEKETSNEGSVKTQKAVVDNTPIKADKGKNTFDDKSGTNVEDAQFNKIVPANNEVSSKNNAENNVPNKVDVNEGKSEDLKKQNIDDVKTSTISENTQDHYDTSLEEEIETEDGNDADDTVQQSNMGKDSNIGNPNEEIHVQETFEKNNLRFSNLRTEDDSHFFTYFTVIIMMCIIGYIGYCNKQKIFAIVLEGRRSKNNRGRRRPSTASYRKLDCTLEEAVTSQCNANVTHVIY